One Caloramator mitchellensis DNA window includes the following coding sequences:
- a CDS encoding cysteine hydrolase family protein: MPRHAILVIDMLNDFVGEKATLRCPGADLIVPNLQRLFKWVRERGKDDIQLVHIQEAHRKNDADFRVRPRHAVKGTWGSEFIDELKPEGEEYVVPKRRHSGFAYTDLDLYLREENIDTVVLTGVWTNVCVRSTASDALHHAYKVIVLSDGTQSKTQEMHESGLRDLSLFSKIMTIDEYIDAWEKGIDPWTGAGDTQNKVE, from the coding sequence ATGCCAAGACATGCTATTTTGGTTATAGATATGCTAAATGACTTCGTTGGAGAAAAGGCAACTTTAAGATGCCCAGGTGCTGACCTTATAGTTCCTAATCTTCAGAGACTATTTAAGTGGGTTAGAGAAAGAGGAAAGGACGATATTCAGCTTGTTCATATTCAAGAGGCTCATAGGAAAAATGATGCAGACTTTAGAGTAAGACCAAGACATGCAGTTAAAGGAACATGGGGCTCAGAGTTCATCGATGAGTTAAAGCCAGAGGGAGAAGAGTATGTAGTTCCAAAGAGAAGACATTCAGGATTTGCATATACAGACCTTGATTTGTATTTAAGGGAAGAAAATATTGACACAGTTGTTTTGACTGGAGTTTGGACAAATGTTTGCGTAAGAAGCACAGCTTCCGATGCGCTTCATCATGCATATAAGGTTATAGTTTTATCAGATGGAACTCAGTCAAAGACACAGGAAATGCATGAATCAGGACTTAGGGATTTGAGCCTGTTCTCAAAGATAATGACGATTGATGAATATATAGATGCATGGGAAAAGGGAATTGACCCATGGACAGGTGCTGGAGATACACAAAATAAAGTTGAATGA
- the allB gene encoding allantoinase AllB: MRYDLIVKNALIPHGDETVLTNILVKDEKIAGFVDKIEGIEADNVIDAEGHLTLPGCIDSHTHYMDPGFTHRENFLTGTSGAAVGGVTTIIDMPCCSVPSVRGVAELHNKVNAIKDKAIVDYAMWGGVTGEDVRNKNLKIVKEQADEGVVAFKVYMTPSVPSYPRVTDPEMLEIFYEVSKTGLPVGVHAENFAICDYMVQKLREEGRMDGPAWAEARMELAEKVAIQLCISYAEETGARFHVVHMSTGIGAKLVKEAKMRGIDVTSETCPHYLTLNYQEHMTKFKQFVKIAPPIRTKKDNEELWQGLIDGSVDFIATDHAPYEIPTEKDAPGMTIWTAFPGIPGTETMVPIIVSEGYNKGRLSLSKLVEILSTNAAKHYGIYPKKGAMMIGSDADFTIIDLNKEWTIEKEKMQCLNKYTPFDGMKLKGKVAKTIVRGTLVYDDEKGIVGKPGYGQWIKRQNIQKLERKIKF; the protein is encoded by the coding sequence ATGAGGTATGATTTAATCGTTAAAAACGCATTGATTCCACACGGGGATGAGACAGTATTGACAAACATACTTGTTAAGGATGAGAAGATTGCAGGATTTGTTGACAAAATCGAAGGAATCGAAGCTGACAACGTAATCGACGCAGAAGGACATTTGACTTTACCTGGATGTATCGACTCACACACCCACTACATGGACCCAGGATTTACCCACAGGGAAAATTTCTTGACAGGAACAAGCGGAGCGGCAGTTGGCGGAGTTACAACTATAATAGACATGCCATGCTGTTCAGTTCCATCGGTAAGAGGAGTTGCAGAACTTCACAACAAGGTAAACGCAATTAAGGACAAGGCTATTGTTGACTATGCTATGTGGGGCGGTGTAACAGGAGAAGACGTAAGAAATAAGAATTTGAAGATTGTTAAAGAGCAGGCAGACGAAGGAGTTGTTGCTTTTAAGGTTTATATGACTCCATCAGTTCCTTCATATCCAAGAGTAACTGACCCTGAAATGCTTGAGATATTCTATGAAGTATCAAAGACAGGGCTTCCTGTTGGTGTTCACGCAGAAAACTTTGCAATCTGTGATTATATGGTTCAAAAGCTTAGAGAAGAAGGAAGAATGGATGGGCCTGCATGGGCAGAGGCAAGAATGGAACTTGCTGAAAAGGTTGCAATTCAGCTTTGTATAAGCTATGCAGAGGAAACAGGTGCAAGATTCCACGTTGTTCATATGTCAACAGGAATTGGCGCAAAGCTTGTTAAGGAAGCTAAGATGAGGGGTATAGACGTTACATCGGAAACTTGCCCACATTATTTAACTTTAAATTATCAAGAACACATGACAAAGTTTAAGCAGTTTGTAAAGATTGCTCCTCCAATAAGAACTAAGAAGGATAATGAAGAATTATGGCAGGGACTTATTGATGGAAGCGTTGATTTTATAGCAACTGACCATGCGCCATATGAAATACCAACTGAAAAGGATGCTCCAGGAATGACAATTTGGACTGCATTCCCTGGAATACCTGGAACAGAGACTATGGTTCCTATTATTGTTAGCGAAGGTTACAACAAAGGAAGATTATCATTATCAAAATTAGTTGAAATTTTATCGACAAATGCAGCTAAGCATTATGGAATTTACCCAAAGAAGGGTGCTATGATGATAGGTTCAGACGCTGACTTTACTATAATCGACCTTAATAAGGAATGGACTATTGAAAAGGAAAAGATGCAGTGCTTGAATAAGTATACTCCATTCGACGGAATGAAGCTAAAGGGTAAGGTAGCAAAGACAATCGTTCGTGGAACACTTGTTTATGATGATGAAAAGGGTATAGTAGGAAAGCCAGGCTATGGTCAATGGATAAAGAGACAGAACATTCAAAAGCTTGAGAGGAAGATTAAGTTTTAA
- a CDS encoding EAL domain-containing protein, which produces MNFFDKNRIINYTSMLIFPLATVFLSIVAMGYFTYSIGKQIILEIIHRYGIEITNISTLRSIHEMIYKYSIISIFIAIILILIIIINIRITIVKPLDIFIDELKKIDVEKNISYRLKISEDDRFAGLKFIINSLLDRIELYISRIQEQQAEMAAFNDELSATVQQLTATEEELKMQNDELQSYVEKLEELQQKYDIAIHGSNSAIWEIDLKDNTIEVSQNFKELVNTKYSNSKNVHEFLDMLLMKEDKEILMKCYNKYKSNESNHIYSRIRIIDDNNNIRWFLVTGRGLKDNKGKLKKLHGVLVEVTKLKIQEEKIEFLAYNDHLTGLPNRIKFTERLNGELNNGKKGAILLIDLDNFKNINDTLGHVYGDTLLEKLAKAFKTMSNENIEFFRFGGDEFLVLYKNQCDVNIILAFARKILELFEDDAQFKFKDNYLTASIGIAIYPEHGNSIDEILMNADTAMYRAKYSGKNKYVLFESQMSIKLKEKIELENILRKAIDGDGFMLHYQPIVDVKDGRIVSFEALTRMKNKNISPAKFIPLAEETNLIVVIGKWVIKKVAEQLNYWKSKGIEVRPIAINISPKQIKDEGFIYYIQDTLDEYNIEPRLLEIEITESIMVENKEEILKILQKLKEIGLTIALDDFGTGYSSLNYLTYIPVDKIKLDKSLSDKFLELDNLSVMSSIIMLAHSLNLKVTAEGIETESQYQKLKNIGCDFVQGYFFSMPLPHEEAERKLLD; this is translated from the coding sequence ATGAACTTTTTCGATAAGAACAGAATTATAAATTATACTAGTATGCTGATTTTTCCTCTTGCGACTGTTTTTCTATCTATTGTTGCGATGGGATATTTCACATATAGTATTGGCAAACAAATTATTCTTGAGATTATTCATAGATATGGAATAGAGATTACTAACATATCTACATTAAGAAGTATTCATGAAATGATTTACAAGTATTCTATAATATCTATATTTATAGCTATAATTCTTATATTAATTATTATTATTAATATAAGAATTACTATTGTTAAGCCATTGGACATATTTATAGATGAATTGAAAAAAATTGATGTTGAAAAAAATATATCGTATAGACTAAAGATATCAGAAGATGATAGATTTGCAGGTTTGAAGTTTATTATTAATTCATTGTTAGATAGAATTGAACTCTATATATCTCGTATACAAGAACAGCAGGCGGAAATGGCTGCATTTAATGATGAACTTAGTGCAACAGTTCAACAACTAACAGCTACAGAAGAAGAATTGAAGATGCAGAACGATGAATTGCAAAGCTATGTTGAAAAATTAGAGGAACTTCAACAGAAGTATGATATAGCTATTCACGGAAGCAATAGTGCAATATGGGAAATAGATTTAAAAGACAATACAATAGAGGTTTCACAAAATTTTAAGGAACTTGTAAATACAAAATATAGCAATTCCAAGAATGTTCATGAGTTTTTGGATATGCTTCTTATGAAAGAAGATAAAGAAATATTAATGAAATGTTATAATAAATATAAATCAAATGAAAGCAATCATATATATTCAAGAATAAGAATTATAGATGATAACAATAATATCAGATGGTTCTTGGTTACAGGTAGAGGGTTAAAGGACAACAAAGGAAAGTTAAAGAAGCTCCATGGAGTTTTAGTTGAAGTTACTAAACTAAAAATACAAGAAGAGAAGATAGAGTTTCTAGCTTATAATGACCATTTAACTGGATTACCCAATAGAATAAAATTTACAGAAAGATTAAATGGTGAACTTAATAATGGCAAAAAAGGAGCAATATTGCTTATAGACCTAGATAATTTCAAAAATATTAACGATACATTAGGGCATGTTTATGGGGATACTTTATTGGAAAAATTAGCAAAGGCATTTAAAACGATGTCTAATGAAAATATAGAATTTTTTAGGTTTGGTGGAGATGAATTTTTGGTTTTATACAAGAATCAATGTGATGTAAATATTATATTAGCATTTGCTAGAAAAATACTAGAGCTATTTGAAGATGATGCTCAATTTAAATTTAAGGACAATTATCTTACGGCAAGTATAGGAATTGCAATTTATCCAGAACACGGTAATAGCATTGATGAGATTTTGATGAATGCCGATACAGCTATGTATCGTGCAAAATATTCAGGGAAGAATAAGTATGTTTTATTTGAGAGTCAAATGTCGATAAAGCTAAAGGAAAAGATTGAACTTGAAAATATATTAAGAAAAGCCATTGATGGAGACGGATTCATGCTTCATTATCAGCCTATAGTCGATGTAAAGGATGGTAGAATTGTTTCCTTTGAAGCATTGACAAGGATGAAGAATAAAAACATTTCTCCCGCTAAGTTTATACCACTTGCAGAGGAAACAAATCTTATAGTGGTGATTGGTAAATGGGTAATAAAGAAAGTAGCAGAGCAATTGAACTATTGGAAAAGTAAGGGCATAGAGGTAAGGCCTATTGCAATAAATATTTCACCAAAGCAGATTAAGGATGAAGGATTCATTTATTATATTCAAGATACATTAGATGAATACAATATTGAGCCAAGATTATTAGAAATTGAAATTACAGAGAGCATAATGGTTGAAAACAAAGAGGAGATTCTAAAGATACTTCAAAAATTAAAAGAGATTGGCCTTACAATTGCACTTGATGATTTTGGAACAGGGTATTCATCGTTGAATTATCTGACATATATTCCTGTTGATAAAATTAAGCTTGACAAGTCTCTTAGCGATAAATTTTTAGAACTTGATAATTTGAGCGTCATGAGCAGTATCATTATGCTTGCACATAGCTTGAATTTAAAGGTTACAGCTGAAGGAATTGAAACAGAAAGCCAGTATCAGAAATTAAAAAATATTGGATGTGATTTTGTCCAAGGATATTTCTTTAGTATGCCATTGCCACATGAAGAGGCAGAGAGAAAACTACTTGATTAA
- the ftcD gene encoding glutamate formimidoyltransferase: protein MSESKKYVLAVPNFSEGRRKDVIEAIVDKVRNVDGVKLISYEPEYDFNRTVVTVIGEPESLKEALLNMAGKAYELINMEEQTGTHPRIGAQDTIPLFPFRNITIDEVIKLAEEIGEEVFKRYNVPVYFSGKNARNEFRKSISNIREGQYEGLKKVAHTELRRPDIGPAALHPTAGATIVSADFEGLTAYNVFLATEDVEIAKKIAKGVRGPSGGFSTVRAVGIKFPERSGVVVSMNMFDCGATPLYRAYNFIKSEAARYGVAVTGSELVGPVKLDYLLNSLEYFLGLENFRKEQIIEYHLMD, encoded by the coding sequence TTGTCTGAGAGCAAAAAATATGTCCTTGCTGTTCCAAATTTCAGCGAAGGAAGAAGAAAAGACGTTATTGAGGCCATAGTTGATAAGGTTAGAAACGTTGATGGGGTAAAACTTATAAGCTATGAGCCTGAGTATGATTTTAATAGAACAGTTGTAACAGTCATAGGTGAGCCAGAAAGCCTTAAGGAAGCCCTTCTTAATATGGCAGGCAAGGCTTATGAGCTTATAAACATGGAGGAGCAGACAGGAACACATCCAAGAATTGGAGCACAGGATACCATTCCGCTTTTCCCTTTTAGAAATATAACTATTGATGAAGTGATTAAGCTTGCTGAAGAGATTGGTGAAGAGGTTTTCAAAAGATATAATGTCCCAGTATATTTTTCGGGAAAGAATGCAAGGAACGAGTTCAGAAAATCAATATCAAACATAAGAGAGGGTCAGTATGAAGGACTTAAAAAGGTTGCTCATACAGAACTTAGAAGACCGGATATAGGACCTGCAGCTTTGCATCCAACAGCTGGAGCAACCATAGTTAGCGCTGATTTTGAAGGGTTGACCGCTTATAATGTTTTCCTTGCAACTGAGGATGTAGAAATTGCAAAAAAGATTGCAAAGGGAGTAAGAGGTCCAAGCGGTGGATTCTCAACTGTAAGAGCAGTGGGAATAAAGTTCCCAGAAAGAAGCGGAGTTGTAGTTTCAATGAATATGTTCGACTGCGGCGCCACACCACTTTATAGGGCGTATAACTTTATAAAGAGTGAGGCTGCAAGATACGGAGTTGCTGTAACAGGCTCAGAGCTTGTAGGGCCAGTAAAACTTGATTATCTTTTGAATTCTCTTGAATATTTCCTTGGACTAGAAAACTTTAGAAAAGAACAGATAATTGAATATCATTTAATGGATTAA
- a CDS encoding UbiX family flavin prenyltransferase: protein MRLIVGISGGSCAIYGIGLLKVLKELNIETHLVVTTMGEYVVEHECGFNLEELKKLATYYHDNKNLAAPIASGSFKTDGMVVVPCSMKTLSSIANGYSDNLLTRAADVCIKEGRRVILVPRETPLSAIHLENMLKLVRCGVKVMPASPGFYNQPQTINDLVAFMVGRILDQLDIEHSLYTRWGE from the coding sequence ATGAGGCTTATAGTTGGAATTTCAGGTGGAAGCTGTGCAATATATGGAATAGGTCTTTTGAAGGTTTTAAAGGAACTTAATATAGAAACTCATCTTGTGGTTACAACTATGGGGGAATACGTTGTAGAGCATGAATGCGGGTTTAATTTAGAGGAATTAAAAAAATTAGCAACATACTATCACGATAACAAAAATCTTGCTGCACCGATTGCCAGCGGTTCCTTTAAAACTGATGGAATGGTTGTTGTTCCATGTTCAATGAAAACATTGTCTTCGATTGCAAATGGATATTCAGATAATCTTCTGACTAGAGCTGCAGATGTTTGTATAAAAGAAGGGAGAAGGGTTATTTTAGTGCCGAGGGAAACACCCTTAAGTGCAATACATCTTGAGAATATGTTAAAGCTTGTGAGGTGTGGTGTTAAAGTAATGCCTGCATCCCCGGGATTTTATAACCAGCCTCAGACTATAAACGATTTAGTAGCTTTTATGGTTGGAAGGATTCTTGATCAGCTTGATATTGAGCATAGCCTTTATACAAGATGGGGTGAATAG
- a CDS encoding cyclase family protein, with translation MPFKLIDLSQEIYQGMSVFPMHQKTFIMVNMTHEENMRQTGSKTLGFSARNLLISEHGGTHSDAVWEYKPSGETIDKMPLEYFYGSAVCIDVSFVPATRYIEISDLEKAIKNSKQEIKKGDILLLYTGHFDRNFGTEKWQTEYTGLSYSAAKYLAELGVVNIGVDAPAIDHPQDLDFSGHLVCGEYNITNTENLCNLDKVVNRRFLYFGLPLKIRDGSGSPIRAIALLEE, from the coding sequence GTGCCGTTTAAATTGATAGACCTTTCGCAGGAAATTTATCAAGGAATGTCGGTTTTTCCAATGCACCAAAAAACATTTATTATGGTAAATATGACGCATGAGGAGAATATGCGACAGACAGGGAGCAAAACTCTTGGTTTTTCAGCAAGAAATCTACTTATAAGTGAACATGGAGGAACCCATTCTGACGCTGTATGGGAATATAAGCCAAGTGGTGAAACTATCGATAAGATGCCTCTTGAATATTTTTATGGGAGCGCTGTGTGCATAGATGTATCCTTTGTTCCGGCGACACGATACATAGAAATTTCTGATTTAGAAAAGGCTATAAAGAATTCAAAGCAGGAAATAAAAAAGGGCGACATATTACTATTATATACCGGACATTTTGACAGGAATTTTGGAACAGAAAAGTGGCAGACTGAATATACAGGTCTTAGCTACAGTGCTGCAAAATACTTAGCCGAGCTTGGAGTTGTCAATATAGGGGTTGATGCTCCTGCAATAGACCATCCACAGGATTTGGATTTTTCAGGCCACCTTGTTTGCGGTGAGTATAATATAACAAATACTGAAAACCTTTGTAATTTAGATAAGGTTGTAAACAGGCGATTTTTGTATTTTGGCCTTCCACTGAAAATTAGGGATGGCTCCGGCTCGCCAATAAGGGCCATTGCACTTTTGGAAGAATAA
- a CDS encoding BMC domain-containing protein — translation MRRALGIVETLGFSTAVAAMDAASKAADVNLIGMDRVIGVEKAVGVSIHFEGEVAAVQAAVDAAVEAGNRVGRVVSYKVIPRPHEELDKILDLLSKNIKSVE, via the coding sequence GTGAGAAGAGCACTTGGGATTGTTGAAACTCTTGGATTTAGCACAGCGGTTGCAGCGATGGACGCAGCAAGCAAAGCTGCGGATGTAAATTTAATTGGAATGGATAGAGTTATAGGAGTTGAGAAGGCTGTTGGAGTTTCAATTCACTTTGAAGGTGAGGTTGCAGCAGTTCAGGCAGCGGTAGATGCTGCTGTTGAGGCAGGAAATAGAGTAGGCAGAGTGGTTTCTTATAAAGTTATTCCAAGACCGCATGAAGAACTTGATAAAATATTGGATTTACTTTCAAAAAATATTAAAAGTGTTGAATAG
- a CDS encoding BMC domain-containing protein: protein MKEAIGIIETRGLVAAIQAADTMVKTANVRIMNFQVVGSGLVSVTVSGEVAAVKSAVENGRHTAEAISEIISVNVIPRPHDEVDKMF, encoded by the coding sequence ATGAAGGAAGCAATAGGGATAATAGAAACAAGAGGATTAGTTGCGGCAATTCAGGCGGCAGATACTATGGTTAAGACTGCAAATGTTAGGATTATGAACTTTCAAGTTGTGGGTTCGGGGCTTGTATCTGTAACTGTATCTGGTGAAGTTGCTGCTGTAAAATCTGCTGTTGAAAATGGAAGGCATACAGCAGAGGCTATTTCAGAAATAATTTCTGTAAATGTAATTCCAAGACCTCATGATGAAGTTGATAAAATGTTTTAA
- a CDS encoding UbiD family decarboxylase, giving the protein MERQMLRFELERLRQMGLLLETDVEVDAKFELGGILKKLKNKRPVLFNRVKGYKMPVCAALYTDREAVYKLSNISHEDRIYKLMDAIANPKPFKVVDRGPVMENIITGNIDIRKFPHPYFHEKDSSTYITAGMLVVKDIKTGRRYTSIRRFQVIDRNKISALIASPYLINQFLEMEKMNRPLEVAIVIGYDVPFLLASQVSSELYGVDKYEIDSALRGEPLEVVKCKTIDLEVPAHAEIVLEGVMVPNKREMEGPFGELMGYYGEQKMHPYIEIKAIMHRNNPIYQAAFPCREEHLANGLLREVELYYALKRLVDVKDVHVTLSGGYRFHAIASINKKQEGDGKTAIIGALSSIKDLKHVVIVDDDIDIFDNEDVELAIATRFQSSRDLVLIPEACGSGLDPSHTTRGVSDKMGLDATRPLNNERFERCRIPGLENIDLRKYF; this is encoded by the coding sequence ATGGAAAGGCAGATGCTAAGATTTGAACTTGAAAGGCTAAGACAAATGGGGCTTTTATTAGAGACCGATGTTGAGGTTGATGCTAAGTTTGAGCTTGGGGGAATTTTGAAAAAGTTAAAGAACAAAAGACCAGTCCTTTTTAACAGGGTTAAGGGATATAAAATGCCTGTCTGTGCAGCACTTTATACTGACAGAGAGGCAGTATACAAACTTTCTAATATAAGCCACGAGGATAGAATATATAAACTCATGGATGCAATTGCAAACCCAAAGCCATTTAAAGTAGTAGATAGAGGTCCTGTTATGGAAAATATAATAACAGGGAATATAGATATTAGAAAATTTCCACATCCATATTTTCATGAGAAGGATTCATCTACATATATAACAGCAGGAATGCTTGTTGTTAAGGATATAAAGACCGGGAGAAGATATACGTCAATAAGAAGATTTCAAGTTATAGATAGGAATAAAATAAGTGCACTTATCGCATCACCCTATCTTATTAATCAGTTTCTTGAGATGGAAAAAATGAATAGACCCTTGGAAGTTGCAATAGTTATAGGATACGATGTGCCATTTTTGCTTGCATCTCAGGTAAGCAGCGAACTTTATGGGGTTGATAAATATGAAATAGATAGTGCATTAAGAGGGGAGCCATTAGAGGTTGTAAAGTGTAAGACCATCGATTTGGAGGTTCCTGCCCATGCAGAGATAGTATTGGAAGGCGTAATGGTTCCAAATAAAAGAGAGATGGAGGGACCGTTTGGAGAGCTTATGGGGTATTACGGGGAGCAGAAGATGCATCCTTATATAGAGATTAAAGCTATAATGCATCGTAATAACCCAATTTATCAAGCAGCATTCCCTTGCAGGGAGGAGCACTTAGCAAACGGACTTTTAAGGGAAGTTGAGCTATATTATGCATTAAAGAGGCTTGTGGACGTTAAGGATGTTCATGTAACATTATCGGGAGGATATAGGTTCCATGCAATAGCATCTATTAACAAAAAACAGGAGGGGGATGGGAAGACTGCAATAATTGGTGCTCTGAGCAGCATTAAGGATTTGAAGCACGTTGTTATAGTTGATGACGATATAGATATTTTTGACAATGAGGATGTAGAACTGGCTATTGCTACAAGATTTCAATCCTCAAGGGATTTAGTGCTAATTCCTGAAGCATGCGGTTCGGGACTTGACCCTTCGCATACAACAAGGGGTGTTTCGGATAAGATGGGATTAGATGCTACAAGGCCTTTAAACAATGAGAGATTTGAAAGATGCAGAATTCCTGGACTAGAAAATATTGATTTAAGAAAATACTTTTAG
- a CDS encoding BMC domain-containing protein — MGQALGLVETKGLTAAIEAADAMVKAANVVLCGYEKIGFGLVTVMVRGDVGAVKAAVDAGAEAARQVGELHAVHVIPRPHAEVERVILKTEN, encoded by the coding sequence ATGGGTCAAGCATTAGGTTTAGTTGAAACTAAGGGGTTAACAGCTGCAATTGAAGCAGCAGATGCAATGGTTAAGGCAGCAAACGTTGTTTTGTGTGGATATGAAAAGATTGGATTTGGTCTTGTGACTGTTATGGTTAGGGGAGATGTAGGCGCTGTTAAGGCAGCTGTTGATGCTGGTGCTGAGGCAGCAAGACAAGTTGGTGAATTACACGCAGTTCACGTAATCCCAAGACCACACGCAGAAGTAGAAAGGGTTATATTAAAAACTGAAAATTAG
- a CDS encoding LysE family translocator, which yields MKQVLDLFKAIFTGLISGIVFAIPLGPAGIESVKRTLNSGFKDGILVAIGAVGADALDLIMINFGLFSFFDESKKLEGLFFIFCGILILFFSLEDIIKRKRNKKEKYAKFESNPLLKGFILAITNPLTHSVWLTVSGTIIHQWRDNGFFQYILFISFLIIGMLVWFVMLNYSVIKGKQKFNDLKDSKGLERTIDMVLAFTGLLFIIYGIIMLYRY from the coding sequence ATGAAGCAAGTATTAGATTTATTTAAAGCTATTTTTACTGGTCTTATAAGTGGAATTGTTTTTGCTATTCCTCTTGGGCCTGCGGGAATTGAATCTGTAAAAAGGACATTAAATTCTGGTTTCAAAGATGGAATACTAGTTGCAATTGGAGCTGTTGGTGCAGATGCATTGGATTTAATTATGATAAATTTTGGATTGTTCAGCTTTTTTGATGAAAGTAAAAAGCTGGAAGGTTTATTTTTTATATTTTGTGGCATATTGATATTGTTTTTTTCGCTCGAAGATATTATAAAAAGAAAAAGAAACAAAAAGGAAAAGTATGCTAAATTTGAGTCTAATCCATTGCTAAAAGGATTTATACTGGCTATTACAAATCCACTTACTCATTCTGTTTGGCTGACGGTTAGCGGGACAATAATTCATCAATGGAGAGACAATGGATTTTTTCAGTATATTCTTTTTATTTCTTTTTTAATAATTGGTATGTTAGTATGGTTCGTTATGTTAAATTATTCTGTAATAAAAGGAAAGCAAAAATTTAATGATTTAAAGGATAGCAAGGGGTTAGAAAGAACAATTGATATGGTGCTTGCATTCACTGGTTTACTTTTCATTATATATGGGATAATAATGTTATATAGATATTAG